Proteins from a single region of Clupea harengus chromosome 5, Ch_v2.0.2, whole genome shotgun sequence:
- the LOC105904784 gene encoding mitochondrial RNA pseudouridine synthase rpusd4-like, translated as MKRTKLLVSCGISNTCHYCLKTWPSCQQFARSPMSTLGKETGGPASENKRGLKAIDLVQRERESKGKPNSRKTPKLKETLSAVSPLQRRVTQLKQFTQQLQSVHPNVLAKVLHKSIVFQNQDVIVINKPYGVPVHDTTGATTSIQSVLPVLAKMLHGMRTETRLHICHSLDKDITGTLLLAQTEEAADHIHTLFKALQVERKYWAVAVGVPVPSEGIVDIPVIEREVTGAQPHFKMGLSPLFQTSADGEGVTRVRANRHAHSAVTQYRVLDSTNSCSLVELQPVTAVKHQLRVHMAFAMGCVVLGDHKYAHWNKLAPQQLPEGVLRHLGLEQSKARHLPLHLHHHKLTIPGFKGHRDLTVSCRLPRFFTSSVQRLQLSLPEKP; from the exons ATGAAGAGGACTAAACTTCTTGTGAGTTGTGGCATAAGTAATACATGTCATTATTGTCTGAAAACGTGGCCATCATGTCAGCAGTTTGCCCGCTCACCTATGAGTACTCTAGGGAAAGAAACCGGTGGACCAGCATCTGAAAACAAGAGGGGTCTTAAAGCTATTGACCTTGTGCAGCGAGAACGGGAGTCGAAAGGGAAACCCAATAGCCGAAAAACACCAAAGCTCAAAGAG aCACTCTCTGCCGTCTCCCCGTTGCAGCGCCGAGTCACACAACTTAAGCAATTTACCCAACAGTTACAAAGTGTCCATCCAAACGTGCTAGCCAAAGTCTTACACAAAAGCATAGTTTTTCAAAATCAAGATGTAATCGTGATCAACAAACCTTATGGAGTTCCAGTGCACG ATACAACGGGTGCCACAACCAGCATACAAAGTGTGTTGCCAGTGTTGGCGAAAATGCTCCATGGCATGAGGACAGAGACTCGGCTGCACATTTGTCACAGTCTGGACAAAGACATAACTGGCACTCTACTGCTTGCCCAAACAGAAGAGGCAGCTGACCACATCCACACCCTCTTCAAGGCCCTACAAGTGGAGAGGAAGTACTG GGCGGTGGCTGTTGGCGTACCTGTGCCCTCAGAGGGGATTGTAGATATACCTGTCATTGAGAGAGAGGTCACTGGAGCACAACCTCACTTCAAG ATGGGGCTTAGTCCACTCTTCCAGACCAGTGCTGATGGAGAGGGTGTGACTCGGGTGCGAGCCAACCGGCATGCCCACAGCGCGGTGACTCAGTACCGTGTGCTGGACAGTACCAATAGCTGCAGCCTGGTGGAGCTCCAGCCGGTCACAG CCGTGAAGCACCAGTTGCGTGTCCACATGGCTTTTGCGATGGGGTGCGTCGTCCTGGGGGACCATAAATATGCCCACTGGAATAAGCTAGCACCTCAG CAACTGCCAGAGGGAGTTTTGCGCCACTTAGGCCTGGAACAGAGCAAAGCACGCCACCTTCCTCTGCACCTACACCATCACAAGCTGACAATCCCCGGGTTCAAAGGTCACCGTGACCTCACTGTATCCTGCCGGTTACCCAGGTTCTTCACAAGCTCTGTGCAACGGCTACAGCTTTCCCTACCAGAGAAACCATGA